The genomic segment TGCTGTAATCCGCGGTGCATCAGTGCGTTATGCAGCAACAGTGAGGAGCTAAGGTGCGTATGCGCCTGCCCCATAAAAACCGCTCTGCCAAAACGCATGCCAGCCCCCCAAAGGCTCCAGGGATTGATGCCGATAAAGACGGCATGTCCCATCGGGCGAAGCACGCGGTCCACTTCATCAAGCAGATTGGTCTGCAATCCAAAAACCTCAATCCCAAAGGGTACGATAACGCAATCGAGGCTGTTGCGGTCAAATGGTAGCGCATTAAAGGCACACACCATCGCACTGCCCTTCTGCTCCACACAGGGACTTAAAACCCACTGTCTTGTAAAGGACATGTGTTCAAGCCATGGGTTGGTGCCACACATGCCAAGCTGCGCCAGCGTAAAGCCTGTAAGACTTTCCGTATGTTTCATGATTTCACGGGCAATGGCAAATCCTGCCGCGGTTCCCTGGGGGGTAGCGAACCAGTCGTGCAAAGCGCGATATTTATTTTTATGCAAAAGTTGCATGAATGCCTTTTCGGAAAACGCTTATCCTTTGTAACACACTCTGCCAAAATACGGCAAGATGACGATTTTAAAAGCTACCCTCCTGATGCGCAGGCACATCAGGGTATGTTTGTGATATCCCGCAGCTTTTCCAGCACCAGGGTCGGGTTTTCAGAGCGGGTAATAGAGCGCCCCATTACGAGGTAATCACTGCCGGCAGCAATGGCGGCCTCTGGAGTCATGATACGGCGTTGATCAGAGGCTTCATCCTCCGGCAGGCGTATTCCAGGCGTTACCGTAATAAATGACGACCCGCAGGCAGACTTGATGCTTTGCGCCTCAAGTGCTGAGCTCACCACGCCATCAAGGCCTGCATCACGCGCGAGAGAGGCAAGCGTAAGTACCTGCTGCGTAAGGTTTGTCGCGCAACCCGTGGCTTTAAGTTGTGCTTCATCAAAGCTTGTGAGCACGGTCACGGCAATGAGAAGCGGCGCATCCCGGCCGCTCAGTGCTTCACGTGCAGCCATCAGCATGGGCAGGCCGCCAGACGCATGCACATTAACCATCCAGACACCGAGAGACGCTGCAACGCGACACGCACTTGCGACGGTGTTGGGAATGTCATGCCATTTCAGGTCAAGAAACACACGAAACTGGCGCAGCACCAGGGCTTCTACCAGTTTCGGTCCAGCTGCTGTAAAAAGCTCACTCCCAACTTTCAGCGCACAAAGTGTGGGGTCAACACAATCTGTAAAAGCCAGTGCTTTTTCAGCGCTGTCAAAATCGAGTGCGACTATAAGGCGCGGCACTATTCATCTTCCAAGGCAAATTGCGCGTGCAGAGCTTCCTTAACCACCCCTGCAACGCGCCCCTGCTCTTCCAGTGTGAGATAAGGATGCATCGGCAGGCTCACCACACGGGCACTCGCACGCTCAGCTACTGGAAAATCACCGGGCTTATAGCCCAGATTTTTTAGGGCTGGCTGCAGATGCATGGCAATGGGATAGTGCACGGCTGTCGGAATACCCTTTTCTGCGAGCGCTTTCTGGAATGCCGCGCGTTCGCTGACTTCGAGCGTATACTGGGCATACACGTTCGTGCGCCCGGCCTTGGTAATGGCGACCTTCGCACAATTATCAAGGAGTCGGTCATAGCGTGCCGCAACTGCAGCGCGCAACTCTATTTCTTCAGGAAAAAGCTTAAGCTTTTCAAGGAGAATCGCCGCCTGTAGCGTATCCATTCGACCATTCATGCCAAGGCGTTCATGCACGTAACGCTCTTTCTGCCCATGATTGCGAATCTGGCGCAGGGTCTCAGCAAGTCTGTCATCATTTGTAAAGCAGGCACCAGAGTCACCATAACCGCCAAGTGGTTTGGACGGGAAAAAACTGGTACAGCCAATATCAGAAATACCACATGAAAATTTGCCATGGTATTGCGCCCCAAAGCTCTGAGCGGCATCCTCGATAACGGCAATATTATGCGCACGCGCAACCGCATTAATCGCATCCATGTCGGCACACTGCCCATAAAGACTGACAGGCATAATGGCGCGGGTTTTAGGGGTAATGGCGCGTTCAATGCGCGCGGCATCAAGGTTCCACGTGTCTGGCTCGATGTCCACAAATACCGGTTTCGCGCCGGCAAGAAGGATGACTTCGGCAGTCGCAAAAAAACTAAAGGGAGTGGTAATGACTTCATCACCGGGACCAATATCAAGTGCCATCAGTGCCATCAGGAGCGCATCGGTTCCACTGGAATTGACAATGGCGTGTTTAACACCAACAAAATCAGCCAGCTGGCGCTCAAGTTCGGTAATCTCTGGTCCCATGATGTATTGACCATGTTGCAGTACCGTGGAAATCGCCTGCAATACGCCTTCTTCAATGCGAAGGTATTGTTTTTTCAAATCGACAAATTGCATAGTTACCTCAAAAGGTTTCGCCTACTCGCCCTCAAGGCCAAGAACGGGCTTCATTTTACCCCATTGCTTACAACTTGGACAGTGCCAATGCAAATGTTTCCCGCCAAAACCGCAATAACCACAGCGGTATATGGGTTTATTGTCCATGAAACGGCTGGTAATATCGTATAGCATTTGCAGTTTTTCACGCACCTTGCCATATGCAGAATCAAGGTGCCACTGTATAAGTCGTGTAAGCCCACGAATCGACTGATGTGAATTTAAGCGTACTGCGACAAAATCAATTGCCGCTTCAAGACTCCTTTCACGCCGCAGGTAATCTGCCACTACAAAAATAGTAGAGGCTCTCGGCGCGTCTTCAATGCTTTTTTCAAGATAACGAATACATTCATCCATGGTACCACACTGTGTATGGCACTCTACCAGGGGGTCGATGATTTCAGTCAAAAAATCAACATCCTGCTTTGGAACACGCATTAGCGAACGAATGGCTTCCCGATAGAGTCCGTTATGCATCAACTGACGCGCCTGCATCAGGCTTGCCCTTACAGAATTCTTATCCGCCTGCAAAGCCTGTCGGATGGCGGCTTCGGCTTTATCCGGCTTTTTCTCATCGAGTGCCTTCTGAGCTATTTCACAATAAAAGTGTGCTGCCTGAACATGCATTGACTGACCAGTGGCGGATTCCAGCATCCTCAGAGTTTCCAGTGCCTTTTCCCAGGCTTTTTCCTGCTGATGAATGGTGAGCAGGCCCTGAAGGCTGCGAGTTTCCCGCACCCCGCCAAGCTCCAGTACCTCGTGAAAAATTCGCTCAGCCCGGTCAAGCACACCGGCGCTCAGATAATCCTGACCGAGTGCCATCAGTGCATCGCGCTTAAGGGCCCCTCCAAGCTGAGGACGCGCAATCAGGTTTTGGTGAATCCGTATGGCGCGATCCACTTCGCCACGGCGTCTAAAAAGACTTCCAAGTGCAAGGTGCGTTTCCACGGTATCGCTGTCGGCTTCGAGGAGGCGGATAAAAACATCAACCGCCTTATCGGGCTGCTCATCCAGAAGATAGTTAAGCCCCACCATGTACTCGCGCGATAGACGACTTTGTGGCAGAGGTTTGTCCGCCGCCTGTTGCCGGCGCGCAACCCACCAGCCTGACCAGGCGGCAGCGGGTAACAGCAGAGGCCACAGGTTAATCATAGGAGTCCTAATTCTGCAGAGGAATTGAGCGCAGATTTTTGATTTCCTCGCCCCGAAGCTGCAGCTGGTTCTTCACTGCACGTAACTCACGGGACAGGCGCCACATTCTGCGCAGCATTAATGCTACCCCGAGCAATATGCCAGCGCCAAGAGAAAGTGTCATGAGCACGGATATGGGGAGGGTTGCCTGATACAGATAAAAATTCACGGGAACCGCTGTAGCATTCAGTGCCGCGAAACTGACACCGAGGACTACCAGTAAAACATACACCAGCAACATCAGCATGCGCATCGTTCGTATTCCATGCGGTTATCGCAAAAAAGTGGTTTTATTGTGAAGGGATAATGTTTTTTTTTCAACTTTTTCTGCGGTGTTATTGAATCAATTGATTAAAGGCCGTAGCCGGGGCTTTTAAGCTTAGGCAGGGATGCATGATAAGACATCCGGTGCACGGCTATACCCGATGCCGGGCTTCGCCATGCTCAGCCCAGCCTGCCAAAAAATCTTTTAAATACAATAATTTATTTAAAAATGGCGCGGTAGCCTGCGCTGATAAGCGCGGGACAGGATGCGCATAATAAACATCCGGCCTTTGGGGATACCCGATGCCGGGCTTCGTGGTACTCAGCCCAGCCTACAAAAAATCCTTTAAATACAGTAATTTATTTGAAATGGCGCCGTAGCCTGCGCTGATAAGCGCGGGACAGGATGCGCGTAATAAACATCCGGCCTTTGGGGATACCCGATGCCGGGCTTCGCCATGCTCAGCCCAGCCTACAAAAAATCTTTTAAATACAGTAATTTATTTGAAATGGCGCCGTAGCCTGCGCTGATAAGCGCGGGACAGGATGCGCGTAATAAACATCCGGCCTTTGGGGATACCCGATGCCGGGCTTCGCCATGCTCAGCCCAGCCTACAAAAAATCTTTTAAATACAGTAATTTATTTGAAATGGCGCCGTAGCCTGCGCTGATAAGCGCGGGACAGGATGCGCGTAATAAACATCCGGCCTTTGGGGATACCCGATGCCGGGCTTCGCCATGCTCAGCCCAGCCTACAAAAAATCTTTTAAATACAGTAATTTATTTGAAATGGCGCCGTAGCCTGCGCTGATAAGCGCGGGATGGGATGCTCGTAATAAACATCCGGCCTTTGGAGATACCCGATGCCGGACTTCGTCATGCTTAGCCAAGCCAGATAAAGTCATGTATTTAATGGATTTTCTTTACATCGAAGCAAAAAAAATCCCCGCTTAAAGCGGGGATTTTGAGAGGCTCAGAGAATATTACTCAGATTCTCTGTTCGCCATTTTTTCCTTCAGCAGGTCGCCGAGCGTGGTATTCGCTACGGTTTCGCCACTGCGGGAGTACTTCTTAATGGCTTCTGCCTGTTCGTGTGCATCCTTCGCTTTCACGGAAAGCACGAGGGTGCGGTTTTTACGATCGACATTGGTGATTTTTGCTTCAATGGTATCGCCTTCTTTCACGACGTGGGTAGCATCATCTACCTTGTCTTCAGAAAGTTCGGTAACACGAATGGTACCAATGATTTCTGGTGCCACTTCAACTGTTACGAGCTTCGGCTCAACCGCAATCACACGACCACTGACAACCGTGCCTTTAGCGTTATCTTCCGCAAAGCGTCCGAAGACATCACCTTCAAGCTGTTTCAGGCCGAGAGAAATACGCTCTCTTTCTGCGTCAATTGCAAGAATAACGGCTTCCAGCTCCTGACCTTTTTTAAACTGCTTGACCGCTTCTTCACCCGGAGTGCTCCAGGAAATGTCAGAGAGATGTACGAGTCCATCGATATCACCGTCAAGGCCGATGAAAATACCGAAGTCGGTAATGGAGCGAATTTTTCCGCTGACTTTCTGACCTTTGCTGTGTGACTCAGAAAAACGGTGCCACGGATTGCCGACACACTGCTTCATGCCAAGGGAAATACGGCGGCGGTCTTCGTCAATTTCAAGTACCATG from the Legionella geestiana genome contains:
- a CDS encoding DegT/DnrJ/EryC1/StrS family aminotransferase codes for the protein MQFVDLKKQYLRIEEGVLQAISTVLQHGQYIMGPEITELERQLADFVGVKHAIVNSSGTDALLMALMALDIGPGDEVITTPFSFFATAEVILLAGAKPVFVDIEPDTWNLDAARIERAITPKTRAIMPVSLYGQCADMDAINAVARAHNIAVIEDAAQSFGAQYHGKFSCGISDIGCTSFFPSKPLGGYGDSGACFTNDDRLAETLRQIRNHGQKERYVHERLGMNGRMDTLQAAILLEKLKLFPEEIELRAAVAARYDRLLDNCAKVAITKAGRTNVYAQYTLEVSERAAFQKALAEKGIPTAVHYPIAMHLQPALKNLGYKPGDFPVAERASARVVSLPMHPYLTLEEQGRVAGVVKEALHAQFALEDE
- a CDS encoding LapA family protein, which encodes MLMLLVYVLLVVLGVSFAALNATAVPVNFYLYQATLPISVLMTLSLGAGILLGVALMLRRMWRLSRELRAVKNQLQLRGEEIKNLRSIPLQN
- a CDS encoding methyltransferase domain-containing protein; the protein is MQLLHKNKYRALHDWFATPQGTAAGFAIAREIMKHTESLTGFTLAQLGMCGTNPWLEHMSFTRQWVLSPCVEQKGSAMVCAFNALPFDRNSLDCVIVPFGIEVFGLQTNLLDEVDRVLRPMGHAVFIGINPWSLWGAGMRFGRAVFMGQAHTHLSSSLLLHNALMHRGLQQTAFSSFYYTPPVHAMRWIKRFDFLNEMGKMVWPLPPAFYCMVAQKYQCIAPSLRPQVLRAPVSTLPLATGV
- the lapB gene encoding lipopolysaccharide assembly protein LapB encodes the protein MINLWPLLLPAAAWSGWWVARRQQAADKPLPQSRLSREYMVGLNYLLDEQPDKAVDVFIRLLEADSDTVETHLALGSLFRRRGEVDRAIRIHQNLIARPQLGGALKRDALMALGQDYLSAGVLDRAERIFHEVLELGGVRETRSLQGLLTIHQQEKAWEKALETLRMLESATGQSMHVQAAHFYCEIAQKALDEKKPDKAEAAIRQALQADKNSVRASLMQARQLMHNGLYREAIRSLMRVPKQDVDFLTEIIDPLVECHTQCGTMDECIRYLEKSIEDAPRASTIFVVADYLRRERSLEAAIDFVAVRLNSHQSIRGLTRLIQWHLDSAYGKVREKLQMLYDITSRFMDNKPIYRCGYCGFGGKHLHWHCPSCKQWGKMKPVLGLEGE
- the pyrF gene encoding orotidine-5'-phosphate decarboxylase; its protein translation is MVPRLIVALDFDSAEKALAFTDCVDPTLCALKVGSELFTAAGPKLVEALVLRQFRVFLDLKWHDIPNTVASACRVAASLGVWMVNVHASGGLPMLMAAREALSGRDAPLLIAVTVLTSFDEAQLKATGCATNLTQQVLTLASLARDAGLDGVVSSALEAQSIKSACGSSFITVTPGIRLPEDEASDQRRIMTPEAAIAAGSDYLVMGRSITRSENPTLVLEKLRDITNIP